GTCGCGAATAGTGCTGTCACTTATGAATATCTCGTTTCCATAAGGAAGTTTTAGCTTGGGCAGATCTTCATATGATTCGTAAATTTTCATCTATTATCCTCCTTTCCTTCAGGTGGCAGGGCCCTGCATCGAGAGAGCGGGCTTACACTGCTGGGGGTTTTCCTGTCAAAAAGATACTGTTGTGTATACAGATTAAAAAATCAGATGTTTAACCGAAGAAGTTTTGCTTCCGGTTTAAAAAACATTTATTTTTGGGAATATCTTTCGTTTTTTTCTTAAAAGGGTGTTTTAATTTTCCTCAAAGCGGCACTTGTATCATGAGTGCCGGAAACTTAACTCCCATATGCTGTTATAGTTAAAATCTCTTTCTTTTAAAGCTACTATAGATATTCTTAGATTCATCTCATAAAAATGTTTTGTGTGTATATCTCTAAATAGCAGGAAATTTCGATTTTTTTCACCTATTAAAAACCTTTTCATGCTATTCTTTAAAGAATATCTAGTTCTATAAAATACCCTATTAATTTTTCAAGAATATCTGTTTATGTTTCAAACATTTTTTTAAGGTGTGGCTCAAAACCAGTACAAATTTTTCTATATACTTTTTTCCCAATTCTTTTGTTGCCTCATTAAAGTTTACTTTCCTTTACTGCCCTTCTTGTCGATAATAAGGTATATCTACAGCAAGTTATATTTATAATCGGGTAATCCTTAAATATCTAATTTATGAATGTCTCTCTATATGCCTCTGCATATGGTTTGCACCTTATAATAAATCGTACATCAATGGCTCGAGCGGTTACATCAAGATCTAATATAATTTCTAAATTATATCGCCATATATTTAATTTATATACAATATATTTGCTTTACTTTTCCCGAGGTAGAACATGTCTGAAATAGTAAGTGTTAGCGGCGGTCCGACTAAACCGGAAATAATTGCAGTGTCCCTTTCCAAACTCGGGCTGAAGGACGGGGATCGGTTTGCAGATATAGGCTGCGGTACGGGCTCGGTCTCTATTGAAGCAGCCCGGATTACCCGGAACCTGACTATTTATGCAATCGATGCACGTAAAGAAGCTCTCTTTGCTACGGAAGCGAACTTTAAGAATTTCAAGATCGAAAATGCCAGGATCTTAGCCGGTGAAGCCTCGGATCTCCTTGGCTCAGGAGAGTCTATAGATTCAATTGACTGTGCGTTTGTTGGTGGAACTAAAAACATTGACACCGTACTTGAGAAGCTTGTTGAAAAAAAATCCCGCAGCATTGTGGTAAACGCAGTCCGCATTGAAACCGTTGTCAGAACGATCGAGGCTATGAAGAGGCTGGGTATTTTTGATGAGGTAGTCCACGTTGCAGTTTCGAGAAGTGCCCCGATTGCCGGAGAGACTATGTTCAAGCCCGAAAACCCTGTTTATATAGTTGTAGGAAAAAAACAAGCCTGAAAATAATCTTTTAATCAAAATCACGCTTTACATTTTCCTGTTTAAACTTATGGAGCGATAATATGTTGATAGGAATAGGACTTGGTCCCGGAGACCCTGAGCTTCTGACCCTGAAAGCAGTGAATGTTTTGAAAAACAGCGATAAGGTATATGTTCCAGGACGCCTGGCAAAAGACCTTGTAGCCCCTTATGCGGATGCCGAAATCCTCGAGTTTCCCATGATAAGGGATATCGAAGTTCTGAATGCCCTCTGGAAAGAAAATGCAGATCGTGTGGCAGAAGAGTCTAGAAAAGGAACCGTAGCTTTCGGGCTTATAGGTGACCCTAACTTTTTCTCTACTTTCTCCCACCTTAAAAAGGTCATGAACAGGTATTACCCGGATGTTGAGACTGCAACGGTGCCGGGAATAAGTTCCATCACATCTTTTGCTGCAAGGACTGACGTAGCAGTCGAGAATTCCTTTGAGGTCAGTGATGGCTCTGAGATCGGGTATAAGATCCACCTTAAAGCCACACAGCCAAGAAAGATTATGGAACAGCTAGAAGCTGAAGGATACAGGGAGTTTATTTTCGCAGAGAGGCTCTTTTCGGACAATGAACTGATTATTAGTAAGAAAGAAGATATCCCGGTAAAAGGAAACTATTTCAGCATCATCTATGGAAAGAAATGAATGCAAAGGGAATGGTCAGATGGAAAGAAAAGTATATTTTGTAGGGGCAGGCCCTGGAAACCCTAAACTGATTACCGTATTGGGGCGGGAGATGCTTGAAAAAGCGGACCTTGTTATATACGCGGGCTCTCTGGTAAACCCAGAAGTCCTTAACTACACAAAGGGAGAGAAAGTAGACAGTTACGGGCTTACCCTTGATGAAACCACGAAACTAATTGCCGATGCCGTGGATGCAGGAAAGTTCGTGGTACGCCTTCACAGCGGAGATCCTTCTCTTTACGGGTCTGTTATAGAGCAGATGGAAGAGTTGAGAAAATACGATATAGAAGTCGAAAGGGTAGCAGGCGTCTCGTCTGTCTTTGCAAGTGCAGCCTCTCTGGGCACCCAGCTGACTCTCAACGGTGTTTCCGATACTCTTATTATCACCCGCCCTGCGGGAAAAACCCTGGAAAAAGACCTTATCCCCGAGCTTTCTGCCTATAATACCACCATGGCAATTTTCCTTGGCACGCAGAAGATCAGGGAAATTATGGAAAAAGTCCAGTGCCCTAAAGATACGCCTGTTGCAGTTGTTTTCCATGCGTCCTGGGAAGATGAAGAAGTCATCACAGGGACTGTTGAAGATATTGCAGATAAGGTGAAAGATGCAGGGATCAAGCGCTCGGCAATGATAATCATCGGTGGGGTTGTTGACCCTAAAAACTACAGGAGGTCCTATCTATACGGAGTGGCCCAGGAACCGTTGTAATTACCTTTGAAAGGAATAGGGAAATTGCATCACGGATTGCAGAGCATCTTGAAGCCGACCTTCTTCTCTATGAAAAAGGCGTGTTCAGGAAAGCCTTTGAAAACTACGGGGCAATCGTTGCAGTCTTTGCTACAGGAATTGTGGTAAGGGACATTGCCCCTCTTCTCGATAATAAGTGGTCAGACCCTGCAGTGGTAGTTGTGGACTCTAACCTGAATTTCGCAATTCCCCTCCTTGGAGGGCATCACGGGGCAAACGAGATTTCCCGAAAGATTGCGGAATTGGGTGCAGTTCCTGTGCTCACCACAGCCACTGAGGTTCACAGTAAACCCTCTGTTGAGGGAATTGCTGATAAGTTTGGCTGTGAAATCTTCAATAAAGAATCCACAATCGCTGTAAACTGTGCCCTCCTTGATCAGCAGGTAGAGGTTCTTGAGGTTACAGGGCCCAGGATTGTTATTGTGGATGAGGACGTTTCCGTGCTTGTGAGAAAAAAACAAGCTGCTGAAGTAAAGGATGAAAGTGCCGGAAACAGTTAACAATTTACGCTAATAGCTGACTAAATTACGAAACTGCATAATAAAGCAGTGGATAAAAGATTACTGATGATTATCGGAATCGGAACCCGCA
The Methanosarcina sp. WWM596 DNA segment above includes these coding regions:
- the cbiT gene encoding precorrin-6Y C5,15-methyltransferase (decarboxylating) subunit CbiT, with amino-acid sequence MSEIVSVSGGPTKPEIIAVSLSKLGLKDGDRFADIGCGTGSVSIEAARITRNLTIYAIDARKEALFATEANFKNFKIENARILAGEASDLLGSGESIDSIDCAFVGGTKNIDTVLEKLVEKKSRSIVVNAVRIETVVRTIEAMKRLGIFDEVVHVAVSRSAPIAGETMFKPENPVYIVVGKKQA
- a CDS encoding cobalt-factor II C(20)-methyltransferase, with amino-acid sequence MLIGIGLGPGDPELLTLKAVNVLKNSDKVYVPGRLAKDLVAPYADAEILEFPMIRDIEVLNALWKENADRVAEESRKGTVAFGLIGDPNFFSTFSHLKKVMNRYYPDVETATVPGISSITSFAARTDVAVENSFEVSDGSEIGYKIHLKATQPRKIMEQLEAEGYREFIFAERLFSDNELIISKKEDIPVKGNYFSIIYGKK
- a CDS encoding cobalt-precorrin-4/precorrin-4 C(11)-methyltransferase, with translation MERKVYFVGAGPGNPKLITVLGREMLEKADLVIYAGSLVNPEVLNYTKGEKVDSYGLTLDETTKLIADAVDAGKFVVRLHSGDPSLYGSVIEQMEELRKYDIEVERVAGVSSVFASAASLGTQLTLNGVSDTLIITRPAGKTLEKDLIPELSAYNTTMAIFLGTQKIREIMEKVQCPKDTPVAVVFHASWEDEEVITGTVEDIADKVKDAGIKRSAMIIIGGVVDPKNYRRSYLYGVAQEPL
- a CDS encoding cobalamin biosynthesis protein CbiG, with the translated sequence MFRKAFENYGAIVAVFATGIVVRDIAPLLDNKWSDPAVVVVDSNLNFAIPLLGGHHGANEISRKIAELGAVPVLTTATEVHSKPSVEGIADKFGCEIFNKESTIAVNCALLDQQVEVLEVTGPRIVIVDEDVSVLVRKKQAAEVKDESAGNS